The Streptomyces vinaceus genome contains the following window.
CCGATTTCCTCCGGGCGTCCGCCGCCTCCCCCGGCTACGCCCGCCAGCTGCTGCGCGGCCGCGACCTGTACCGGTGGCTGCGGGCGGCCGGTCTGACGGACGTACGGCAGCGCACGATCCTCATGGAGCACCACGCTCCGCTCACCCTGGCCGCCCTGCGCTTCTACGCGAACGCCTGCGCGCGCTTCGCCCGCCAGGCGGCGGACGAAGGCATCGCGGGGGACTGGGCCCCCTTCCTCGACCCCGACGATCCGGCGGGCCCGCTGCGCGACCCGGACGGATACGTCAGCGAGGGCAACGTCATCGCGATCGGCACAGTGCCGTTCGCACCGATGGATGGAGACGACACACCATGAACGACGTACGGAGCACCGCCGAGATGACCCGCCGCGCCACCCTCACCGGGGGCGCCCTCGTCGGCATCGGCCTCGCCGAGGGCCTGCTGAACCCCGCGCCGGCGGCGGCCGCGGCCGCCTCCCGCGACGACTCCCGCTACGCGCGCGGGCTGGCCGTCCTGCACGAGACCTCGGGCGAGCGCGGCGCGGCGGTGATCGAGTCGCTGCGGGACATCGCCCCGGACCTCGGCCGCTTCGTGGTCGAGTTCGCGTACGGGGACGTCTACTCCCGCGCGGGGCTCGACCTGCGCGAGCGGGAGCTGTCCACGGTCGCCGCGCTCGCCGCCCAGGGGGACGCCGCCCCGCAGCTGGACTTCCACATCGACGCGGCGCTGCACGTCGGCGTGGAGCCCGAGGAGATCATCGAGGCCCTCATCCACATCGTCCCCTTCATGGGGTTCCCCCGGGCGCTCAACGCGGTCGCCGTCGCCCGGAAGGTCTTCGCCGACCGGGGCGTGG
Protein-coding sequences here:
- a CDS encoding carboxymuconolactone decarboxylase family protein; translated protein: MNDVRSTAEMTRRATLTGGALVGIGLAEGLLNPAPAAAAAASRDDSRYARGLAVLHETSGERGAAVIESLRDIAPDLGRFVVEFAYGDVYSRAGLDLRERELSTVAALAAQGDAAPQLDFHIDAALHVGVEPEEIIEALIHIVPFMGFPRALNAVAVARKVFADRGVGFEPPVMDDPRDRYMRGTEKLVEIDGHHGLEVIESLKDIAPDLGRFIVEFTFGDVYHRPWLSPRRRQLVTVAALTAFGDTAPQLRVHIGAALNVGLSPAQVVETLIHVVPYAGFPRVLNAIGVAREVFEKRNTPVR